From Deinococcus aquaticus, one genomic window encodes:
- the pta gene encoding phosphate acetyltransferase, with translation MKTLFVAPTRNGVGLSSTALGLTRALERQGLKVAFLKPIAQTHEARTDDSVHFARTLAHLPTPDPITLTRAEEQLSLGAEEDLMEEVVTLARQVTGGGADVLIVEGLALNERNVYAGALNASLARNLEADTVLVSSLAGVGAAELADELEISAQAYRRSDGSGLSGYVLNFAPPGLDFGTLMAELRARSRVLNGGTLPLLGVVSQSGGLNAPRTLDVARHLGAEIVNEGEAGLRRVTSTVVTARTVPKMAHLFVPGALVVTPGDREDVIMAAALSHLSGVPLAGLMFTSGSAPEDSIDRLCRAALGSTLPVLRVNTNSFETASRLSRLDSRVPHDDTQRMERMLDFIADRLDTGPLGARLRVPEVAGDRRLPPSAFRYELIQKARAAARRIVLPEGDEPRTVKAAIRCTEKGIARCVLLADPERVRQVAEGQGLTLPDGLEILHPDSIRARYVEPMVELRRSKGLTAPQAEAQLEDTVVLGTMMLALGEVDGLVSGAIHTTANTVRPALQLIKTAPGSRLVSSVFFMLMPEQVLVYGDAAINPNPNAEELADIAIQSADSAHAFGITPRIAMLSYSTGESGSGQDVEKVKAATALVRERRPDLLVDGPMQYDAASVLSVGQAKAPGSPVAGRATVFIFPDLNTGNTTYKAVQRAAGVIAVGPMLQGLRKPVNDLSRGALVDDIVYTIALTAIQATQGPQG, from the coding sequence ATGAAAACACTGTTCGTCGCACCGACCCGGAACGGCGTGGGCCTGAGCAGCACGGCGCTGGGTCTGACCCGCGCGCTGGAACGCCAGGGATTGAAGGTGGCGTTCCTGAAACCCATCGCGCAGACGCACGAGGCCCGCACGGACGACAGCGTGCATTTCGCGCGGACGCTGGCGCACCTGCCCACGCCCGACCCGATCACCCTGACGCGCGCCGAGGAGCAACTGAGTCTGGGGGCCGAGGAGGACCTGATGGAGGAGGTCGTCACCCTGGCCCGGCAGGTCACGGGGGGCGGCGCGGACGTACTGATCGTGGAGGGCCTCGCCCTGAACGAACGGAACGTGTACGCCGGGGCGCTGAACGCCAGCCTCGCGCGGAACCTGGAGGCGGACACGGTCCTGGTGTCCAGTCTGGCGGGGGTGGGCGCGGCGGAACTGGCGGACGAGCTGGAAATCTCGGCGCAGGCGTACCGCCGCAGCGACGGCTCGGGCCTCAGCGGGTACGTGCTGAACTTCGCGCCGCCGGGTCTGGATTTCGGGACGCTGATGGCGGAACTGCGCGCCCGCAGCCGCGTCCTGAACGGGGGCACGCTGCCGCTGCTGGGCGTGGTGTCGCAGTCGGGCGGCCTGAACGCGCCGCGCACGCTGGACGTGGCCCGCCACCTGGGCGCCGAGATCGTGAACGAGGGCGAGGCAGGCCTGCGCCGCGTGACGAGCACGGTTGTCACGGCGCGCACCGTGCCGAAAATGGCGCACCTGTTCGTGCCGGGCGCGCTGGTCGTCACGCCCGGCGACCGGGAGGACGTGATCATGGCGGCGGCCCTGTCGCACCTGAGCGGCGTGCCGCTGGCGGGGCTGATGTTCACGTCCGGCAGCGCCCCCGAGGACAGCATTGACCGGCTGTGCCGGGCGGCGCTGGGCAGCACCCTGCCCGTGCTGCGCGTGAACACCAACTCGTTCGAGACGGCCTCGCGCCTCTCCAGGCTGGATTCACGCGTCCCGCACGACGACACGCAACGCATGGAGCGCATGCTGGACTTCATTGCCGACCGGCTGGACACCGGGCCGCTGGGTGCGCGGCTGCGTGTTCCGGAGGTCGCCGGGGACCGCCGCCTGCCGCCCAGCGCCTTCCGGTACGAACTGATCCAGAAGGCCCGCGCGGCCGCCCGGCGCATCGTGCTGCCCGAGGGGGACGAGCCGCGCACCGTGAAGGCCGCCATCCGCTGCACGGAGAAAGGCATCGCGCGTTGCGTGCTGCTGGCCGACCCGGAACGCGTGCGGCAGGTGGCCGAGGGGCAGGGCCTGACGCTGCCCGACGGTCTGGAGATCCTGCACCCGGATTCCATCCGCGCGCGGTACGTCGAGCCCATGGTCGAACTGCGCCGCAGCAAGGGCCTGACCGCCCCGCAGGCCGAAGCGCAACTGGAGGACACGGTGGTGCTGGGCACCATGATGCTCGCGCTGGGCGAGGTGGACGGACTGGTATCCGGCGCGATCCACACGACCGCGAACACCGTGCGTCCCGCCCTGCAACTCATCAAGACCGCGCCCGGCTCACGGCTAGTCAGCTCGGTGTTCTTCATGCTGATGCCCGAACAGGTCCTCGTGTACGGCGACGCAGCCATCAACCCCAACCCGAACGCCGAGGAACTCGCGGACATCGCCATCCAGAGCGCCGACAGCGCCCACGCCTTCGGCATCACACCCAGGATCGCCATGCTGTCCTACTCGACCGGCGAGTCCGGCAGCGGCCAGGACGTCGAGAAGGTCAAGGCCGCCACCGCCCTCGTCCGCGAACGCCGCCCGGACCTGCTGGTCGACGGCCCCATGCAGTACGACGCCGCCAGCGTCCTGTCCGTCGGGCAGGCCAAGGCGCCCGGCAGTCCCGTCGCGGGCCGCGCCACCGTGTTCATCTTCCCGGACCTGAACACCGGCAACACCACCTACAAGGCCGTGCAGCGCGCCGCCGGAGTCATCGCGGTCGGCCCCATGCTTCAGGGCCTGCGCAAACCCGTGAACGACCTGTCACGCGGCGCGCTCGTGGACGACATCGTGTACACCATCGCCCTGACCGCCATTCAGGCCACGCAGGGACCGCAGGGTTGA
- a CDS encoding SAM-dependent methyltransferase, with protein MSPTRPTASRSALTWAALATAGAALIARQATRPAPTDTETLDATRTLLRAALPSVRPFDVQLWNGEVIGATQPSRARLILNSPETLGRLLKLPLDVALGEAYLRGDFEIEGNIGDIAAIAETFDATLKPADAPALLRAAATLRRRAGATPPIAVTASLEGPQHSRERDQQAISYHYDVSNDFYKLWLDRRMVYSCAYFPTGTETLDEAQEAKLDLICRKLRLQHGEHLLDIGSGWGGLAIHAAQRYGARVLGVTLSEAQLHEARARAEAAGVADRVTFELRDYRDVLAHTPESSFDKIASIGMAEHVGRKNMPTYFRAAYAALKPGGLMMNHAISDGIPQARVPLWLQSGNFARKYVFPDGELLPIWETVKHATEAQFEVRDIENLREHYARTLTHWAANLETHHAEALAALGEQRHRLWRIYLGATSHYFEKGHLGLYQTLLAKPDEQRRAHVPLSRADLYEG; from the coding sequence GCTGGACGCCACGCGCACCCTGCTGCGCGCCGCGCTGCCCAGCGTGCGCCCCTTCGACGTGCAACTCTGGAACGGCGAGGTCATCGGGGCCACGCAGCCCAGCCGCGCCCGCCTGATCCTGAACAGCCCGGAAACGCTGGGCCGCCTGCTGAAACTCCCGCTGGACGTGGCGCTCGGCGAGGCGTACCTGCGCGGCGACTTCGAGATCGAGGGGAACATCGGGGATATCGCCGCCATCGCCGAGACCTTCGACGCGACCCTGAAACCCGCCGACGCGCCCGCCCTGCTGCGCGCCGCCGCCACCCTGCGCCGCCGCGCCGGGGCCACCCCGCCCATTGCTGTGACCGCCAGCCTGGAAGGCCCGCAGCACTCCCGCGAGCGTGACCAGCAGGCCATCTCGTACCATTACGACGTCAGCAACGACTTCTACAAACTGTGGCTGGACCGGCGCATGGTGTACTCCTGCGCCTATTTCCCGACCGGCACCGAGACGCTGGACGAGGCGCAGGAAGCGAAACTGGACCTCATCTGCCGCAAACTGCGCCTGCAACACGGCGAGCACCTGCTGGACATCGGCAGCGGCTGGGGCGGCCTCGCCATTCACGCCGCGCAGCGTTACGGAGCGCGCGTGCTGGGCGTCACGCTCAGCGAGGCGCAACTGCACGAAGCCCGCGCCCGCGCCGAGGCCGCCGGGGTCGCCGACCGCGTCACCTTCGAACTGCGCGACTACCGTGACGTGCTGGCCCACACGCCCGAAAGCAGCTTCGACAAGATCGCCTCGATCGGCATGGCCGAACACGTGGGCCGCAAGAACATGCCCACCTACTTCCGCGCCGCGTACGCCGCCCTGAAACCCGGCGGCCTGATGATGAACCACGCCATCAGCGACGGCATCCCCCAGGCCCGCGTGCCCCTGTGGCTCCAGAGCGGCAACTTCGCCCGGAAATACGTGTTCCCCGACGGCGAACTGCTGCCCATCTGGGAAACCGTGAAACACGCCACCGAAGCGCAGTTCGAGGTCCGCGACATCGAGAACCTCCGCGAACACTACGCCCGCACCCTCACCCACTGGGCCGCGAACCTCGAAACGCACCACGCAGAAGCCCTCGCCGCGCTCGGCGAGCAACGCCACCGCCTGTGGCGAATCTACCTGGGCGCCACCTCCCACTACTTCGAGAAAGGCCACCTGGGCCTCTACCAGACCCTGCTGGCGAAACCCGACGAGCAGCGCAGAGCCCACGTGCCCCTCAGCCGCGCGGACCTGTACGAGGGGTGA
- a CDS encoding acetate kinase, translating into MWTLVLNCGSSSVKFALLDVRSGAVGLSGLAERLGSGDASARLDLPGGRRSVALPGGTYAEAFAVIAGALDELGVRGEVGAVGHRVVHGGERFSEPALITPEVLDAVRACVPLAPLHNPANIAGIEAARAAFPHLPQVAVFDTAFHQSMPEVAFRYAVPEAWYRQHGVRRYGFHGTSHAFVAAEAAQVLGRPLAELNLVTAHLGNGCSVCAVAGGRSVDTSMGLTPLEGLVMGTRSGDVDPGLHDFIARQAGLSLSEVTAALNRESGLLGLSSLSNDMRELEEAAARGHAGARLAVEAFVYRLAKQMAGMAVALGRVDALVFTGGIGENSAAVRGAVLARLGVLGAAVDPALNARAVRGESGLISPEGSLPALVVNTNEELMIARQTQDVLAGQAQGQGGTA; encoded by the coding sequence ATGTGGACTCTGGTGCTGAATTGCGGGTCGAGCAGCGTGAAGTTTGCGCTGCTGGACGTTCGGAGCGGGGCGGTGGGCCTGTCGGGTCTGGCCGAGCGGCTGGGGTCGGGGGACGCGTCGGCGCGGCTGGACCTGCCGGGGGGGCGGCGGTCGGTGGCGCTGCCGGGCGGGACGTACGCGGAGGCGTTCGCGGTGATCGCGGGCGCGCTGGATGAGCTGGGCGTGCGCGGCGAGGTGGGCGCGGTGGGTCACCGGGTGGTGCATGGTGGCGAGCGCTTCAGTGAACCGGCGCTGATCACGCCGGAGGTGCTGGACGCCGTGCGGGCGTGTGTGCCGCTGGCGCCGCTGCACAACCCGGCGAACATCGCGGGGATCGAGGCGGCGCGCGCGGCGTTCCCGCACCTGCCGCAGGTGGCGGTGTTCGACACGGCGTTTCATCAGAGCATGCCGGAGGTGGCGTTCCGGTACGCGGTGCCGGAGGCGTGGTACCGGCAGCATGGGGTGCGGCGATACGGGTTTCACGGCACGAGCCATGCGTTCGTGGCGGCGGAGGCCGCGCAGGTGCTGGGCCGCCCGCTCGCAGAGTTGAATCTGGTCACGGCGCACCTGGGCAACGGGTGCAGCGTGTGCGCGGTGGCCGGTGGGCGCAGCGTGGATACCAGCATGGGCCTGACGCCGCTGGAGGGACTGGTCATGGGAACGCGCAGCGGGGACGTGGACCCGGGCCTGCATGATTTCATTGCGCGGCAGGCGGGCCTGAGCCTGTCGGAGGTGACGGCCGCCCTGAACCGTGAGAGCGGACTGCTGGGCCTCTCGTCCCTCAGTAACGACATGCGAGAACTGGAGGAAGCGGCGGCGCGAGGGCATGCGGGTGCGCGGCTGGCGGTCGAGGCGTTCGTGTACCGCCTCGCGAAGCAGATGGCGGGCATGGCGGTCGCGCTGGGCCGCGTGGACGCGCTGGTGTTCACGGGCGGCATCGGGGAGAACAGCGCGGCGGTGCGCGGCGCGGTCCTGGCGCGGCTGGGCGTGCTGGGCGCGGCGGTGGACCCGGCCCTGAACGCGCGGGCCGTGCGGGGCGAGTCGGGGTTAATCAGTCCGGAGGGGTCGCTGCCGGCGCTGGTGGTCAACACGAACGAGGAACTGATGATCGCCCGGCAGACGCAGGACGTCCTGGCCGGTCAGGCGCAGGGTCAGGGGGGGACGGCATGA